One segment of Cutaneotrichosporon cavernicola HIS019 DNA, chromosome: 4 DNA contains the following:
- a CDS encoding uncharacterized protein (Coiled-coil domain-containing protein 124) produces the protein MPPKGGNAKKESGRAKKAENEAKKAAEVTKAKDKAEADKWKAGSKGVSKADVEAAKKSEAAAKKADRDRLLAEEEAAAPVKKKAPSAKDKKLAAEAKLKAQNISIAAAFRTDDPAGLRRDEDRKVDELSATGIEGMLEALEVVNAKTSDQAMGSKAGEIERHPEKRYKAAFAAYLEREMPKLKEDHPGLRQNQMREVLHKQFQKAPENPFNQVSVAYNASKDDRLDTLKKTMKAREDKYRVDSE, from the exons ATGCCACCAAAGGGCGGAAACGCAAAGAAGGAGTCTGGCCGtgccaagaaggccgagaacgAG gccaagaaggcggccGAAGTaaccaaggccaaggataaggccgaggcggacaAGTGGAAGGCAGGCT CAAAGGGCGTCTCCAAGGCGGACGTTGAGGCTGCCAAGAAGTCGGAGGCTGCTGCAAAGAAGGCTGACCGGGaccgtctcctcgcggaAGAGGAAGCCGCTGCGCCCGTTAAGAAGAaggcgccgagcgcaaaGGACAAGAAGCTTGCTGCGGAGGCTAAGCTCAAGGCCCAGAATATTAGCATTGCAGCTGCGTTCCGGACCGACGATCCCGCTGGTTTGCGGCGTGATGAGGATcgcaaggtcgacgagttGAGCGCGACAGGTATCGAGGGGATGCTGGAGGCGCTTGAGGTCGTTAATGCCAAGACGAGCGACCAGGCTATGGGCTCAAAG GccggcgagatcgagcgACACCCCGAGAAGCGGTACAAGGCTGCGTTTGCGGCCTACCTCGAGCGTGAGAtgcccaagctcaaggaggac CACCCTGGACTGCGGCAGAACCAGATGCGTGAGGTACTTCACAAGCAGTTCCAGAAGGCACCGGAGAACCCGTTCAACCAGGTTAGCGTTGCGTATAATGCTAGCAAAGATGATCGACTGGACACGCTCAAGAAGACGATgaaggcgcgcgaggacaagTATCGTGTTGATAGCGAGTAG
- a CDS encoding uncharacterized protein (Domain of unknown function (DUF1929)), translating into MPFRSRRKLAVAAALIPLASAQLANTFVYVGDAGVSAQQLFLGAPHKLYFVDKTENNPLKIKGHPAWASEVDTRTWTARPMDIATNAFCAGGTVLGDGTWLNVGGNQAVVAGGVGASDGQGAAPDAQKGDNMYGNADGRKAVRTLLPTDDGTAEWIDDPDNYLPHERWYPTLETLEDGRAIIFGGCQNGGYVNDANQDNPTYEFFPKDNSGLTTLGILQQTLPVNLYPLVWLLPSGNIFIQSGWQAVVFDYKNKAEYPLANIPDAVRVYPASAATTVLPMTPANNWTASILFCGGTNLQNTDWDPTNRNIVQVPTERSCVKIQPDVDSTWYQEDALDEGRSMGQFINLPDGRLFFVNGCGQGTAGYGNQSWAIGQSYGDVPRLTAYYFDASQDRGKRWSTAGSSTTARMYHSSAVLLPDGSVVVSGSNPNADFVSAENPPTTPNNNYKYFSETSIEVFYPDYWDKPRPAPANMPSTITYGGDSFDIELSKADLADTTANIARTKAVIIRTGFSTHALNMGQRHVELQVSFSTNELGGATLHVAQLPPNPAILAPGPAMFFVVVNGVPSNASWVMIGDGKVGQQNIGATSQLPVPTWSQEVADQATQLKIKF; encoded by the exons ATGCCATTCCGGTCAAGAAGGAAACTCGCAGTGGCAGCAGCACTGATACCGCTGGCGAGCGCACAGTTGGCCAACACTTTCGTCTACGTCGGTGACGCCGGCGTCAG CGCACAACAGCTGTTCCTCGGCGCACCACATAAGCTCTACTTTGTCGACAAGACGGAGAATAACCCACTTAAGATCAAAGGGCACCCGGCCTGGGCGTCCGAGGTCGATACGCGCACATGGACCGCTCGGCCGATGGACATTGCCACGAACGCGTTCTGTGCCGGTGGAACGGTGCTTGGCGATGGCACATGGCTCAACGTTGGTGGCAACCAGGCCGTCGTGGCTGGCGGAGTTGGCGCGAGTGACGGCCAGGGAGCAGCACCCGACGCTCAGAAGGGTGACAACATGTACGGCAACGCAGACGGACGCAAGGCGGTGCGCACACTCTTGCCCACGGACGACGGGACGGCCGAGTGGATAGACGACCCGGATAACTACCTGCCGCATGAGCGATGGTACCCAACcctcgagacgctcgaAGACGGGCGCGCGATCATCTTCGGCGGCTGCCAGAACGGCGGGTATGTCAACGACGCCAACCAGGACAACCCGACATACGAGTTCTTCCCCAAGGACAATTCTGGCTTGACGACGCTTGGAATCCTCCAACAAACCCTGCCAGTCAACTTGTACCCTCTCGTGTGGCTATTGCCATCGGGCAACATCTTCATCCAGAGCGGCTGGCAGGCCGTCGTATTCGACTATAAGAACAAGGCCGAATACCCGCTCGCCAACATCCCCGACGCTGTGCGCGTTTACcccgcgagcgcggccacCACAGTGCTCCCAATGACACCCGCCAACAACTGGACCGCTTCCATTCTCTTCTGCGGCGGCACCAACCTCCAGAACACTGACTGGGACCCAACAAACCGCAACATTGTTCAGGTGCCAACCGAGCGATCGTGTGTCAAAATCCAGCCCGACGTCGACTCTACTTGGTACCAGGAGGACGCTCTTGACGAGGGCCGCTCCATGGGCCAGTTCATCAACTTGCCTGATGGCCGTCTCTTCTTCGTCAATGGCTGTGGGCAGGGCACAGCAGGCTACGGGAACCAGTCCTGGGCCATCGGCCAGTCATACGGCGACGTACCACGCCTCACGGCCTACTACTTTGACGCATCCCAGGACCGTGGCAAGCGTTGGTCGACCGCCGGCTCTTCTACCACTGCCCGCATGTACCACTCGTCTgcggtcctcctccccgacgGCTCAGTTGTTGTGTCAGGCTCAAACCCCAACGCCGACTTTGTCTCTGCCGAAAACCCGCCCACGACCCCGAACAACAACTACAAGTACTTTAGCGAGACGTCGATCGAGGTCTTCTACCCGGACTACTGGGACAAGCCGCGCCCGGCGCCCGCAAACATGCCGAGTACTATCACCTACGGCGGTGACAGCTTCGACATCGAGCTCAGCAAGGCTGACCTGGCGGACACCACGGCCAACATTGCCCGCACCAAGGCGGTCATCATCCGCACCGGTTTCTCTACCCACGCACTCAACATGGGCCAGCggcacgtcgagctccaGGTCAGCTTCAGCAccaacgagctcggcggcgcgactcTGCACGTGGCCCAGCTCCCGCCCAACCCGGCCATCCTTGCGCCTGGCCCTGCCATGttcttcgtcgtcgtcaacggGGTCCCCTCCAACGCCTCGTGGGTCATGatcggcgacggcaaggtcgggCAGCAGAACATTGGCGCGACGAGCCAGCTCCCAGTTCCGACATGGAGCCAGGAAGTTGCGGACCAGGCGACGCAGCTCAAGATCAAGTTTTAG
- the RPA12 gene encoding uncharacterized protein (DNA-dependent RNA polymerase catalyzes the transcription of DNA into RNA using the four ribonucleoside triphosphates as substrates): MSQQTASRAKRIGALLFCPACATLLDLPRDDQDEIDCHQCGRKEPASSYENLPTKTFSSADAFPSALKAKRALVQNNVDESEAAKDRDPIANERCDNCGHIGMSYKEMQLRSADEGSTIFYKCLNCGHQTSTNN, encoded by the exons aTGTCCCAACAAACAGCATCACGTGCCAAGCGCATCGGAGCGCTCCTCTTCTGCCCCGCGTGTGCAAcgctgctcgacctccccAGGGACGACCAGGATGAGATCGACTGCCACCAGTGTGGTCGCAAAGAGCCAGCATCGT CATACGAGAACTTGCCAACCAAGACGTTCTCGTCGGCCGACGCGTTCCCATCCGCGCTGAAAGCCAAGCGCGCGCTCGTACAGAACAACGTGGATGAGTCtgaggcggccaaggaccGTGATCCGATT GCCAACGAACGCTGCGACAACTGCGGTCACATCGGCATGTCGTACAAGGAGATGCAGTTGCGTTCGGCCGACGAAGGCTCGACCATTTTCTACAAG TGTCTCAACTGCGGGCACCAGACGTCGACGAACAACTAG
- a CDS encoding uncharacterized protein (Belongs to the D-isomer specific 2-hydroxyacid dehydrogenase family): protein MSRPRVLICANPTTGLVWTKEDCADKFKDIADVVQLDSSSRDAFFNDWDAKYKGVTAIYRHNDSASAVGFFDKEFIDRLPGSVKLIAHNGAGYDQIDVAAATARGIEVSHTPKAVDEATATVAAYLTLSALRQFHRAETNVRSGKWKSGLMPALDPDQKTVGIVGMGGIGSAYARRMLGFDMKIIYYNRREISPKPDFECTYCSSLDDLLAQSDVVSLNLPLNDKTKSSFGREQFAKMKKGSVLINTARGGVVDEDALIEALDSGHLFSAGLDVFPDEPNVNPRLVANDKITLLPHMGTETKDTQRKMELLVLDNIASWIQGKGLLTQVAEQK, encoded by the exons AtgtctcgccctcgtgtTCTCATCTGCG ccaaccccaccaccgGCCTCGTGTGGACCAAGGAGGACTGCGCCGACAAGTTCAAGGACATTGCCGATGTCGTGCAGctcgactcgtcgtcgcgtgACGCGTTCTTCAACGACTGGGACGCAAAATACAAGGGCGTGACTGCCATTTACCGGCACAacgactcggcgtcggccgtTGGTTTCTTCGACAAGGAGTTCATCGACCGCCTGCCGGGCAgcgtcaagctcatcgCCCACAACGGCGCTGGGTACGACCAGATTGACGTTGCTGCCGCCACTGCGCGCGGTATCGAGGTCTCGCACACTCCCAAGGCTGTTGACGAGGCCACCGCCACTGTCGCTGCATACCTCACCCTCTCGGCACTGAGGCAGTTCCACCGCGCCGAGACCAACGTCCGTTCGGGCAAGTGGAAGAGCGGGTTGATGCCTGCCCTCGACCCCGACCAGAAGACTGTGGGAATCGTCGGCATGGGTGGTATTGGCTCGGCATACGCCCGCCGCATGCTCGGTTTCGACATGAAGATCATCTACTACAACCGCCGCGAGATCTCACCAAAGCCCGACTTTGAGTGCACTTACTGCAGCAGCCTGGACGACCTGCTTGCCCAGTCCGACGTCGTGtctctcaacctcccccTGAACGACAAGACCAAGAGCTCGTTTGGGCGCGAGCAGTTTGCCAAGATGAAGAAGGGGAGCGTGCTTATTAACACTGCGCGCggtggcgtcgtcgacgaggacgcactcatcgaggccctcgacaGCGGACACCTCTTCTccgccggcctcgacgtgTTCCCAGACGAGCCCAACGTCAACCCCCGCTTGGTCGCCAACGACAAGatcaccctcctcccccacaTGGGCACTGAGACCAAGGACACCCAGCGCAAGATGGAgctgctcgtcctcgacaacatTGCGTCGTGGATCCAGGGCAAGGGCCTCCTCACCCAGGTCGCTGAGCAGAAGTAG
- a CDS encoding uncharacterized protein (GAL4-like Zn(II)2Cys6 (or C6 zinc) binuclear cluster DNA-binding domain): MGSPSPSASTSPKATTGPGDDPPRNKPPRKLNRSANQLHRNQACLTCRRRRIKCDAARPHCSSCVRSFRFLARTQPDPERDARGVQCVYENNEPEEPEPEDPRAAVAKLEARVAELQGELDRLTSTSPRISTTPVLTMTPSQRAEHTLPSPSIPQDTSPSIPQHLFTPPHLWPNMELDPTAQHFVPPPFDPGFPYGTTGIPTHPHQHQHQHQRQRQHQHPSNPTHPGHQTSPVSSNSEPLSWPGQGGPSMPSTPFHMPDGNQLDLELGPSVDDAMTRYVEMSMGGMRGMGGGPRPSQGGGEERPHTGGRGD; encoded by the exons ATGggctcgccctccccctcggCTTCCACGTCGCCAAAGGCTACGACGGGCCCAGGTGACGATCCCCCGCGCAACAAGCCGCCTCGTAAACTCAACCGCTCCGCTAACCAGCTACACCGTAACCAGGCTTGCCTGACctgtcgtcgccgacggaTCAAATGCGATGCAGCTCGACCACACTGTTCGAGCTGTGTTCGCAGTTTTCGATTCCTGGCCCGCACCCAACCTGATCCGGAACGGGACGCACGCGGTGTCCAATGCGTGTACGAGAACAacgagcccgaggagcccgagccagaggaccctcgcgccgccgtcgccaaaCTCGAAGCCAGAGTCG CCGAGTTGCAAGGCGAACTCGACCGGCTGACGAGCACGTCGCCTCGCATCTCGACCACGCCAGTCTTAACCATGACTCCGTCTCAACGCGCCGAACATactctcccctccccctccatTCCGCAGGATACCTCGCCATCAATACCCCAGCACCTCTTCACCCCGCCCCACTTGTGGCCCAACATGGAACTCGACCCGACTGCACAGCACTTTGTCCCGCCCCCCTTTGACCCCGGCTTCCCGTACGGCACAACAGGCATCCCCACGCACCcccatcaacatcaacaccagcaccagcgccagcgccaacaccaacacccgTCCAATCCAACGCATCCCGGACATCAAACATCGCCCGTCTCATCCAACTCGGAGCCGCTCAGTTGGCCTGGGCAAGGCGGTCCTTCCATGCCTTCGACGCCGTTCCACATGCCGGACGGCAACCagcttgacctcgagctcggccccagcgtcgacgacgccatgACCCGCTACGTTGAAATGTCCATGGGTGGCATGCGGGGCATGGGTGGTGGGCCTAGACCCAGCCAGGGTGGGGGCGAAGAGCGCCCACATACGGGCGGCCGTGGCGATTAA
- a CDS encoding uncharacterized protein (acetyltransferase activator activity): MPSPQHAQRTAGAVRRTRTVQPLPVDEAQSLSSLFSNLPSISGISEMAGVGALKSLLPKSSSPSVNPLPVEEAGGAWTEADLGGGRTRVLLLWAQRALQVFAFSDGIIPDDPHAQETFPSPIEVASLPSIEYAEGAKFSALPGAQECRAARGETVLNACLLHPGMWGDHGPVVAVATLSPESGRTQALLAVSLVSLRTGQAFRRLDIGNGVAASVSASARAIVITMSHPSPSIHVVNKDLEPIAPSVTGLPGHPQSSLPVAALSGRLIAYATSEPAATSGPHGLGSIITASMTRPRISSVSSQGSGSTAAPQTTQGAILNSAVELGGGVARGVWAGLKAGAKVASQASSGRMSSSVPNDRVLENASPPDPDTAENRPLEDGTEIAPAKPLGGVWIKIVDLFPCSSAETELIAHFRIPPIRHFVPAMPTQGARSTVVRNHPVVLLDFSPDGTRLFAAPADGRDFHIFEVRPRGAMLARPGPPKGEVWDTYVLRRGNTPANVGSVSWSHDGRYVAVGTGRGTIHVFPVCPGGGKPTAASHVPLKLTNAHILPPLSVEIAPSARIRPYRTASSENLKEKAEAETPSGKAVATFTALRVHPLGKGTLCQDIAIFRTAKAELDLARLAVHQIAPRLASPPAEAHRRLSSNLTEMMRQKAGLRSESDLDVKSAVMARWALPVGGGGPEDVVALPPIKQSSKPAYTSTRESGRANIHHAEIRTHSTSPRILPSSIYLSHQVEFYSAIPTDEFSPLSVLDKVARTRRLVFRPEVEVHRPTTPDTGSFDEPLSSALHSMMDSRPSPQLPALPNGSPSKAGLWGSIPVRRAAANLNEGIDAVRREYARAQRRRRSAVGGTPLSFEDDTVFATIEDDASSAPSSDPLPPTEGGNTDTEWGDRWEDEYRQAVEDDGGAEDLVLGLMDEEEDERRRWENRQKELKKEYVKE; the protein is encoded by the exons ATGCCCTCGCCGCAACATGCTCAGCGGACGGCGGGGGCTGTGCGGCGCACCCGCACCGTCCAAC CCTTACCTGTCGA CGAAGCACAGTCCCTCTCGTCTTTGTTCAGCAACCTTCCCTCTATCTCGGGCATCTCGGAGATGGCAGGCGTTGGCGCGCTCAAGTCGTTGCTACCCAAgagctcgagcccgagcgTCAACCCCCTTCCAGTGGAGGAAGCGGGCGGCGCTTGGACAGAAGCggacctcggcggcggccgaaC CCGTGTCCTGCTGCTCTGGGCGCAGCGCGCCCTGCAGGTGTTCGCTTTCAGCGACGGCATCATCCCGGACGACCCTCATGCTCAAGAGaccttcccctcccccatcGAAGTCGCATCCCTCCCAAGCATTGAGTATGCTGAAGGTGCTAAATTCTCGGCCCTTCCCGGTGCGCAGGAGTGccgagcggcgcggggcGAGACTGTGCTCAACGCCTGTCTGCTCCACCCCGGGATGTGGGGCGACCACGGGCCCGTTGTTGCCGTAGC aaCCCTCTCACCGGAGTCTGGACGCACCCAagctctcctcgccgtctcgCTTGTCAGCCTACGTACTGGGCAGGCGTTCCGGCGCCTCGACATCGGCAATGGTGTCGCCGCCTCTGTGTCTGCGTCCGCACGCGCTATTGTAATT ACAATGTCGCACCCCTCACCCTCTATTCATGTCGTCAACAAGGATCTTGAACCAATTGCGCCATCCGTAACCGGCCTTCCAGGTCACCCTCAGAGCTCGCTCCCTGTAGCCGCCCTCTCTGGCCGACTGATTGCCTACGCCACGAGCGAACCAGCAGCAACATCCGGCCCGCATGGCCTTGGTTCGATCATTACTGCGTCCATGACCCGCCCTCGCATCAGCAGTGTTAGCAGCCAGGGCTCGGGTTCAACAGCCGCGCCGCAGACTACTCAGGGCGCCATCCTCAACTCAGCCGTTGAGCTGGGTGGTGGCGTTGCGCGTGGGGTCTGGGCTGGTCTCAAGGCCGGCGCAAAGGTCGCGAGCCAGGCTAGCTCTGGCCGCATGTCGTCGAGTGTGCCCAACGACCGTGTGCTGGAGAATGCTTCCCCTCCAGACCCAGACACGGCCGAGAACCGGCCCTTGGAGGATGGGACGGAGATCGCGCCTGCTAAACCGCTCGGCGGTGTGTGGATCAAGATCGTCGACCTGTTCCCCTGCTCATCCGCCGAGACTGAGCTTATCGCGCACTTCCGCATACCCCCTATCCGCCACTTTGTCCCAGCGATGCCAACACAAGGCGCTCGCTCCACCGTGGTTCGGAACCACCCTGTAGTGCTGCTCGACTTCTCTCCTGATGGCACAAGGCTCTTCGCGGCCCCAGCAGACGGCCGGGATTTCCATATCTTCGAGGTgcgacctcgcggcgcgATGCTCGCACGGCCTGGCCCGCCCAAGGGCGAAGTATGGGACACTTACGTCCTGCGCCGAGGCAACACGCCTGCCAACGTCGGCTCTGTTTCGTGGTCTCATGACGGTAGATATGTGGCGGTCGGAACTGGGCGAGGTACAATCC acgTCTTTCCTGTCTGCCCTGGTGGTGGCAAGCCGACTGCCGCAAGCCATGTACCATTGAAACTCACGAACGCGCACATCCTCCCACCACTCTCTGTCGAGATAGCGCCGTCCGCCCGCATTCGTCCATACCGAACGGCCTCATCTGAGAACTtgaaggagaaggcggaggCAGAGACCCCAAGCGGGAAAGCGGTCGCAACGTTCACGGCCCTCCGCGTCCACCCTCTGGGGAAGGGGACGCTCTGCCAGGACATTGCAATTTTCCGCACGGCCAAGGCagagctcgacctcgctcgTCTAGCCGTGCACCAGATCGCGCCTAGGTTGGCGAGTCCGCCGGCTGAGGCTCATCGCCGGCTCAGCAGTAACTTGACTGAGATGATGCGGCAGAAGGCAGGTCTGCGTAGCGAGAGCGATCTCGACGTCAAGTCGGCCGTCATGGCGCGCTGGGCGCTGCCagtgggcggcggcgggcccGAGGACGTCGTGGCGCTCCCTCCTATTAAACAGTCGTCGAAGCCTGCGTACACCAGCACTCGGGAGAGCGGCCGAGCCAACATCCACCACGCCGAGATCCGCACCCACAGCACCAGTCCCAGGATCCTCCCATCCTCAATCTACCTCTCGCACCAGGTCGAGTTCTACTCTGCGATCCCGACGGACGAGTTCTCACCCCTCTCAGTGCTCGACAAGGTAGCGAGAACGCGACGCCTTGTGTTCCGACCCGAAGTGGAGGTTCACCGGCCCACGACGCCTGATACTGGCTCGTTCGACGAGCCTCTCAGCTCCGCACTACATTCGATGATGGACTCGCGCCCATCTCCGCAGTTACCAGCGCTGCCGAACGGCTCGCCCTCCAAAGCGGGTCTTTGGGGCTCGATTCCGGTCCGGCGAGCTGCCGCCAACTTGAACGAGGGTATTGACGCCGTGCGACGCGAgtacgcgcgcgcgcagagGCGCAGGCGGAGTGCAGTGGGTGGTACACCACTATcgttcgaggacgacacGGTATTCGCGAcgatcgaggacgatgcgagctcggcaccgAGCTCGGACCCCCTACCCCCCACGGAAGGGGGGAACACGGACACTGAATGGGGGGATAGATGGGAGGACGAGTATCGTCAGGCGGTGGAAGATGAtggcggcgccgaggacctcgtGCTGGGGctgatggacgaggaggaggacgagcggAGACGGTGGGAGAACCGGCAGaaggagctcaagaaggagtACGTCAAGGAGTAG